The Methanofervidicoccus abyssi genome includes the window GAGAGAATAAAAATGTCCTTCGATGTACTAAGTAAAAAATATCGATACCTCATAGTTGAAGGGGCAGGAGGTGTTGCAGTACCTATAAAGGATAACTTCGTAATGTCAGATTTGATAAAGTTCTTAGATCTCCCTGCACTTATCGTCTCTAAGCCTAACTTAGGCACTATAAACCATACACTCCTTACAGTTGAACATCTGAGGAATAAAGGAATTGAGGTTAAAGGAATTGTCATCAACTGTATAACTAAATTGGAGGATGTTTTATACTATGAAAAAACCTTTGAAACGATTGAAAAATACGGGGACGTAGAGATACTGGGAATAGTAAAGAGTAAAGAGGATTATAACATCCAGTTTAAAAAATTACTGGAGTAACGCCAGTATACTTTCAGAGGTAAGTTTATCTATATGGTAGTATGGAAAACCAAATTTTTCCCCTATTTTCTTTCCAATACCTATCTTCACAAAGGAATCAGCTTCTGTATCTATAAGTATAACGTTTATACCATCTTCTACAAATTTTTCACATACTTGGTATATCTCCTCCAGATAGTCCTTACCGACAGCTACGTTAGGCTTGAAATCACTTATAAATATAACTATAGGTATAATATTTGGATCCCTCCTGATGGCACTTTTAATAACCTCGTAGGATTTTAAGAAGGCCTTTGAAAGGGGTGTCCTACCTCCAGTAGGAATATCCCTTAAACACTTCTCTGCCAGCTCCACCGAAGAGGTAAAGGGTAATATTATCTCGGCGTCTTTACCCCTAAATGCTATCATACCTACTCTGTTCCTCTTCTGATAGGCATCCATGAGAATGGAGAGAATAGTCCCCTTAACAGCCTCCATTCTCTTCATGACTCCCATGGAACCACTTGCATCTACAACGAAGAGTATATTTGTAAGTATCTTCTTCTTTCTAACTTT containing:
- the bioD gene encoding dethiobiotin synthase; translation: MIFITGTDTGIGKTYVSSIIGSHLKYKENVDVGYLKPIETGGMEDTLTLKNTLNLEEDLSILNPINLKSPLSPNIAFEIEGYDITLDEIKERIKMSFDVLSKKYRYLIVEGAGGVAVPIKDNFVMSDLIKFLDLPALIVSKPNLGTINHTLLTVEHLRNKGIEVKGIVINCITKLEDVLYYEKTFETIEKYGDVEILGIVKSKEDYNIQFKKLLE